The following proteins are encoded in a genomic region of Blastococcus colisei:
- a CDS encoding branched-chain amino acid ABC transporter permease, which produces MSESQTPLSTSGPDGAGKATDDAPAKATAAANAPSAQATGGRSFLPKSTLLRHLTVVLLAVVGAVILLEITDPFTNSQLATLSYYAIAAGGLTVLTGLNGQISLGHGALMAVGAYTTALFLQAEEPIALPLILLVATVTATVVGALVGVAAARLHGPYLAGATLALAVGLPGLAIYFHDTLGGEQGIRVRAPRPPESFETFIGWVSGNSATGTKWLAYVGAICLILTYFLLANLVRSRIGRTWRAVRDQEVAAELAGINLGAWRVLAFIVSAAAAGLAGGVLALVVRLAAPSGFTLVLSLALLTAIVLGGLGSLLGALLGSALLVFLPPFVTNLGTDFGLNNTEAAQLAPFVYGVVLIVAMIFAPAGFVGTIRLRWLTYRAKQRAAAARASSGR; this is translated from the coding sequence ATGAGCGAGTCGCAGACGCCCCTGTCCACGTCCGGCCCGGACGGCGCCGGGAAAGCGACCGACGACGCGCCGGCGAAGGCCACCGCCGCCGCGAACGCGCCCTCCGCGCAGGCCACCGGTGGGCGGTCGTTCCTGCCGAAGTCGACGCTGCTGCGCCACCTGACCGTCGTGCTCCTGGCCGTGGTCGGAGCGGTGATCCTGCTGGAGATCACCGACCCGTTCACCAACTCGCAGCTGGCCACCCTGTCCTACTACGCGATCGCCGCGGGCGGGCTCACGGTGCTGACGGGCCTCAACGGGCAGATCTCCCTCGGCCACGGCGCGCTCATGGCGGTCGGCGCCTACACCACGGCGCTCTTCCTGCAGGCCGAGGAGCCGATCGCCCTGCCGCTGATCCTGCTCGTCGCGACGGTGACGGCGACCGTCGTCGGCGCGCTGGTCGGCGTGGCCGCCGCCCGGCTGCACGGCCCCTACCTCGCGGGTGCCACGCTCGCCCTCGCGGTCGGTCTGCCCGGGCTGGCCATCTACTTCCACGACACTCTCGGTGGGGAACAAGGCATCCGTGTCCGTGCACCGCGCCCGCCGGAGAGCTTCGAGACCTTCATCGGCTGGGTCTCGGGCAACTCTGCGACCGGCACGAAGTGGCTGGCCTACGTCGGGGCGATCTGCCTGATCCTCACCTATTTCCTCCTTGCCAACCTGGTGCGCAGCCGCATCGGCCGCACCTGGCGGGCGGTGCGCGACCAGGAGGTCGCCGCCGAGCTGGCCGGCATCAACCTCGGCGCCTGGCGAGTGCTGGCCTTCATCGTGAGCGCCGCCGCCGCCGGGCTGGCGGGCGGTGTGCTGGCGCTGGTCGTCCGGCTCGCCGCACCCAGCGGATTCACCCTCGTGCTCTCGCTGGCGCTGCTGACCGCGATCGTGCTGGGTGGTCTCGGCAGCCTGCTGGGGGCGCTGCTCGGGTCGGCGCTGCTGGTCTTCCTGCCGCCGTTCGTCACCAACCTGGGCACCGACTTCGGGCTCAACAACACCGAGGCCGCGCAGCTGGCGCCCTTCGTCTACGGCGTCGTCCTCATCGTGGCGATGATCTTCGCCCCGGCAGGCTTCGTCGGCACCATCCGCCTCCGCTGGCTGACCTACCGGGCGAAGCAGCGAGCGGCGGCCGCCCGCGCCTCGAGCGGGAGGTGA
- a CDS encoding ABC transporter substrate-binding protein, whose amino-acid sequence MTVLATATVASTVAACGGGSDGGGGGGGGGGENEASDIGITENSIKLGAHYPLTGVAAPGYSEIPTGVEAYFECLNQAGGVNGREVEFIYRDDAYNPTQTSQVVNQLVLEDEVFAIMGGLGTPTHSAVLDFLNSEGVPDLFVASGSLLWGEDPEANPYTFGWQTDYMSEGKIIGEYIAEEFPDAKVGLFLQDDDFGEDGEAGIRQYIDDQIVAAVRYVPGNTNIAPQISELQAAGADFVVGFNVPSYTALSQLTALQLGYQPQQWFYSNVGSDPNLVGSLLARFSQGAVSDASLLDGALTTGYLPTVDMTDNPWIQEFQRIWDECGGEGELTNYRVYGMSQAYTTTQALQAAGQNPTRDGLVEAIETAGADWEGPVFAPFRYSEDSHMGTSGMSIERIVGNGSEEVQPVRVTDIGDAPIEEFDGEAATPPENAIPDEESVVD is encoded by the coding sequence GTGACTGTTCTCGCCACAGCCACCGTCGCCTCCACCGTTGCCGCCTGCGGCGGCGGCAGTGACGGCGGCGGAGGCGGTGGCGGTGGCGGGGGCGAGAACGAGGCCTCCGACATCGGGATCACCGAGAACTCCATCAAGCTCGGCGCCCACTACCCGCTGACCGGTGTGGCCGCCCCCGGCTACAGCGAGATCCCGACCGGCGTCGAGGCCTACTTCGAGTGCCTCAACCAGGCGGGCGGGGTCAACGGCCGCGAGGTGGAGTTCATCTACCGCGACGACGCCTACAACCCCACCCAGACCAGCCAGGTCGTGAACCAGCTGGTGCTCGAGGACGAGGTTTTCGCGATCATGGGCGGCCTCGGCACGCCCACCCACAGCGCCGTCCTCGACTTCCTGAACAGCGAAGGCGTGCCGGACCTGTTCGTCGCGTCCGGCTCGCTGCTGTGGGGCGAGGACCCGGAGGCCAACCCGTACACCTTCGGCTGGCAGACCGACTACATGAGCGAGGGGAAGATCATCGGCGAGTACATCGCCGAGGAGTTCCCGGACGCCAAGGTCGGTCTCTTCCTCCAGGACGACGACTTCGGCGAGGACGGCGAGGCCGGCATCCGCCAGTACATCGACGACCAGATCGTCGCCGCGGTGCGGTACGTGCCGGGCAACACCAACATCGCCCCGCAGATCTCCGAGCTGCAGGCGGCCGGAGCCGACTTCGTCGTCGGCTTCAACGTGCCGAGCTACACCGCCCTGTCGCAGCTGACCGCGCTGCAGCTCGGCTACCAGCCGCAGCAGTGGTTCTACTCCAACGTGGGTTCTGACCCGAACCTGGTCGGCTCGCTGCTGGCCCGCTTCTCCCAGGGCGCGGTGAGCGACGCCAGCCTGCTCGACGGTGCGCTGACCACCGGCTACCTGCCGACGGTCGACATGACCGACAACCCGTGGATCCAGGAGTTCCAGCGGATCTGGGACGAGTGCGGTGGCGAGGGTGAGCTCACCAACTACCGCGTCTACGGCATGTCCCAGGCCTACACGACGACTCAGGCCCTGCAGGCCGCGGGCCAGAACCCGACCCGCGACGGCCTGGTCGAGGCCATCGAGACCGCCGGCGCCGACTGGGAGGGCCCGGTGTTCGCGCCGTTCCGCTACTCCGAGGACAGCCACATGGGGACCAGCGGAATGTCGATCGAGCGCATCGTCGGCAATGGCTCCGAGGAGGTGCAGCCGGTCCGGGTGACCGACATCGGTGACGCCCCGATCGAGGAGTTCGACGGCGAGGCCGCCACGCCTCCGGAGAACGCCATCCCCGACGAGGAGTCGGTCGTCGACTGA
- a CDS encoding UDP-glucuronic acid decarboxylase family protein, whose translation MTQATGQMRMARTIRRAVVTGGAGFLGSHLCEHLLERGVEVVCLDNFLTGSPENVRHLMEHPGFRLVRCDVTDFVHVPGPVDLVLHFASPASPIDYLKMPIETLKVGSLGTLHTLGLAHEKDARYVLASTSEVYGDPLEHPQREEYWGNVNPIGPRGVYDEAKRFSEAMTTAYRTSKGTDTGIVRIFNTYGPRMRADDGRAIPAFVSQALDGRPLTVAGDGSQTRSICYVDDTVRGILALAFSHHAGPVNIGNPDELSMLQLAERIVQMTGSSSPISYIDLPVDDPKVRRPDTTRAEQLLDWRPAVPSDEGLRRTVDWFAAQRDSAALRAG comes from the coding sequence ATGACGCAGGCGACCGGACAGATGCGGATGGCGCGGACGATCCGGCGGGCCGTCGTCACGGGCGGCGCCGGGTTCCTCGGCTCCCACCTCTGCGAGCACCTGCTCGAGCGCGGTGTCGAGGTGGTCTGCCTGGACAACTTCCTCACCGGCTCGCCGGAGAACGTGCGGCACCTGATGGAGCACCCCGGCTTCCGGCTGGTCCGCTGCGACGTCACCGACTTCGTGCACGTCCCCGGCCCGGTCGACCTGGTCCTGCACTTCGCCTCGCCGGCCAGCCCGATCGACTACCTGAAGATGCCGATCGAGACCCTGAAGGTCGGCAGCCTCGGCACCCTGCACACCCTCGGGCTGGCCCACGAGAAGGACGCCCGTTACGTGCTCGCCTCCACCTCCGAGGTCTACGGCGATCCCCTGGAGCACCCGCAGCGCGAGGAGTACTGGGGGAACGTCAACCCGATCGGGCCGCGCGGTGTCTACGACGAGGCCAAACGGTTCAGCGAGGCCATGACCACCGCCTACCGGACGTCGAAGGGCACCGACACCGGCATCGTCCGGATCTTCAACACCTACGGACCGCGGATGCGCGCCGACGACGGCCGCGCCATCCCGGCCTTCGTCTCGCAGGCGCTGGACGGACGGCCACTGACCGTCGCCGGCGACGGCTCCCAGACGCGGTCGATCTGCTACGTCGACGACACCGTCCGCGGCATCCTCGCGCTGGCCTTCTCCCACCACGCCGGGCCGGTGAACATCGGCAACCCCGACGAACTCTCCATGCTGCAGCTGGCCGAGCGGATCGTGCAGATGACCGGCTCGAGCTCCCCGATCAGCTACATCGATCTGCCGGTGGACGATCCGAAGGTCCGCCGTCCCGACACCACCCGCGCCGAGCAGCTGCTCGACTGGCGGCCCGCGGTGCCGTCTGACGAGGGTCTGCGCCGGACGGTCGACTGGTTCGCGGCACAGCGCGACAGCGCTGCTCTGCGCGCCGGGTGA